The following DNA comes from Gemmatimonadota bacterium.
GGGCCGTGACTGCGAAGCCATCGGGCGCCGATGGCCATTTTGCCCTCGGGACGGCGGTCGGCCGTGCCTCGCTGACGCTGGGGGTGCGTGAGCGGATCAAGCGCGCCGCCGAGATCTATCGGGAGGCGCATAACGCCATCGACCTCGACCCGAAGCACGACGGCGCGTACCACCTGCTCGGCCGCTGGCACGCCGAGATCATGCGACTCTCCTCGTTGCAGAAGTTCTTCGCGAAAAGCTTCCTCGGGGCGGATATCTTCAATCGTGCCTCATGGGACGAAGCCGAGCACAATCTCCGCACCGCCGTCGAGCTGGATCCGCGACGGATGTTCCACCATCTCGATCTCGCCGAGGTGCTGGTGAACCGGGAGCGGTGGCGGGAGGCGAAGCGGGAAGTGGACCTGATTCTCACCATGTCGCCGGTCGAGCCGATGGACCTCACCTATCGACGGCGCGCACAGGAGTTGAGCACTGTCATCGCGGGGAAGTTGAATCGATGAACGAACGGGCAACACCACCGGCTATTGCGGCCGAGGCCGAGAGGCTCCGACAGCAGCTGACCCAGGCGAGCCGCGAGTACTACGAACTCGATCACCCCACCATTTCCGATGCGGAATACGATCTCCTCTTCCGGCGACTCCAGTCGCTGGAAGCGGAGCACCCCTCGCTCGTCGTCGAGAGTTCGCCGACGCAACGAGTGGGCGGCGCGCCGTCGTCGCAGCTCACCAAGCACACCCACTTGCGTCCGATGCTGTCGCTGGCAAATGCGTTCTCCGACGAAGAGCTCGTCGCGTGGGAAGAGCGCAATGCGAGGCTCACGCCCGCGGTGCGGACCGCCGGCTACACGGTCGAAGTGAAGATCGACGGCACCGCGATCTCGCTGACCTATCGCGACGGCATACTGCAAAGCGGGGCGACCCGTGGTAACGGCAGCGTGGGCGAGGTGGTGACCGCAAACCTGCGCACAATCGACGACATTCCCTTGCGCCTGACCGGCGCTGGCTGGCCCGCCCTGATGGAAGTCCGCGGCGAGGTGTATTTCGCCCATCGCGCCTTCGCGAAGATGAATGCCCAGCGCGAGGCCGACGGCGACCCACCCTTCGCCAATCCGCGGAACGCGGCTGCCGGTGCGTTGCGTCAGCTCGACCCGGCGATCACCCGGAGCCGTCGCCTGCGCAGCTTCGCGTTCCACGTCGAGGCAATCGAAGGTACGCTCGCGGCCACGAGTCATCACGAGATGCTGGCGCAGCTGAGCGCCTGGGGATTCCAGGTCGAGCCCCATCACGCACGCTGCGGCTCACTCGCGGAGGTGTTCAGCCGCGTGGCGAAGCTCGAAACCACCTTGCCCACGCTTCCCTTCGATGCCGACGGTGTGGTCGTGAAGGTCGATCGGCGTGATTTGCAGGATGAACTCGGGACGATTTCCGATCGCGAACCGCGCTGGGCGATTGCCCGCAAGTTCGCGCCGGAAGTCGCCGTGACGAAGCTGCTCGACATCAAGGTGAACGTCGGTCGCACGGGCGCCCTGGCGCCATGGGCCGTGCTCGAACCGGTCGAACTCGGTGGCGTGACCATCAGCAGCGCGACGCTGCACAACGAAGATCAGATCGCCCAGAAGGAAATTCGCATCGGCGACTGGGTCGAGGTGATCCGCGCGGGCGAGGTCATCCCGCAGGTGGTGGGGCCGCTCCGCGAACGGCGTGATGGCAGCGAGGTTCCCTTCGCGCCGCTCACGCACTGCCCGATCTGCGGGACCCCCGCCATTCGCGACCCCGACGAATCGGCGCGCTACTGCCCGAATGTGCTCTGCCCGGGGCGACTGCTCGAGGGAATCATTCATTTTGCCTCTCGCGACGCGATGGACATTCGCGGACTCGGTGCCGAGCGGGTGCGGCAGCTCCTCGACGCCGACCTGATCCACGATGTGAGTGACCTCTACACCTTGTCGGTTGCCCAGCTGCTCGAGCTCGATCGTTTCGCTGAACAATCGGCGACCCAACTCGTTGCGGCGATCGCGACCTCGCGGCAGCGGCCGTTCTCCGTCCTGCTCTTCGCCCTCGGCATCCGCCATGTCGGGAAGACCGTGGCGCTTGCCATCGCGCGGGCCTTCGGCTCCCTGGCGACACTTCGGGCTGCGAGTGAGGAACAGATCGCCGAGGTCCCCGGCGTCGGTCCGACGATCGCGACCGCGCTCCGGAGCTATTGCGACGATGCGGCCTCGGCGGGGCTGCTCGATCGGCTGGTCGAACGTGGGCTCAACACGGCGGAGCCGCAGGCCGAGAGCATCACCGGGCCGCTCACCGGGGAATCGGTCGTCCTGACGGGTTCGCTGCCGAACCTGACCCGGTCAGAGGCGGCCAGGCGGATTGCTGCCGCAGGTGGGGTGGTCGTGGCAAGCGTCACGAAGAAGACGACGCTGGTGGTGGCCGGCGCTGATGCCGGTGAGAAGCTCGAGAAGGCGACCAAGCTGGGCATCCCGGTGATCGACGAGGCCGGGCTCTTGCGGCGCATCGGCCCCGACGCCTAGCTTCGCCTTCCCAGCCACCACGGTCCCCGATGCCCAGCTTCACCATCGCGCCTGAATCCCTGCATCGTCTGCGTCATCGCCTGCAGGCCGCTGGCGCCAATACCGCCGCTGACATCCTGCAGGATGCCGGTTTCGCGACCGGTGAGGCGCTCTTCGATCTCTGGCGCAACCAGATCGCCGCGCATACCGGCCTCGATGACGCTGGTCGGCTCGATATGCGCTGGTTCGGGCCGCTGCTGGACGAGGTCTGTGTCGAGCTGGGGTGGGGGTCGCTCACGGTCACGCCGCTGGCCGAACGCGCGGTTCTGCTCGAAGGCGGGGAATGGGCCGAAGCAGAACCGGGGAGCAGCGAACATCCATCGTGCCATTTTTCCTGCGGGCTCTTCGCCGCCTTCCTGACGGCACAGGCGGGGGCGCCGATGTCCGTGCTCGAGGTGGAGTGTCTCTCGCGCGGTGATTCGGCCTGCCGATTTCTCGCGGGATCCACCGCGACCCTGGCGACGGTCTACGACGTGCTCGCCGCCGGGCGGCCGTGGCGCGAGGCCTTCCGCCCGGGCGATTTCCCCGCCTGAGTCAGCCGGCCAGCCAGCCGCGCAGATCGGGCCTGGTCACCAGTTCGCCACCCTCGACCACTTCACGATCCCAGGGCAACACGATTGCCTTGGCGGTCTCGAAAGCGTGAAAGTCCGGATTCCAGCGACCGGTCTTGAAAGAGACGGCGGTGCGGACCGCCGCTGGCCTCGCTCCGTTGATGGCGTGGAGCGCGAGCTTGAGGGTGTCGCCGGTATCGCAGGTCTCGTCGACGAGCAGCACCCGCTTCCCGGCGATCGACGGGGGTGGTCCCGAGAGCAGTTCGGGGTCGGCGCCTTCGCTGGTGCGGGCGATCCCGATCGCCACGAAATCGCGTTGCAGAATGGTGGCGATGATCGCCGCCGGGATCACGCCTGCCTTCGCGATCCCCACCACAATCTCGGGGTCATACTCCCGCGACACGTGGAGGGCGAGGGCACGGCAGAGCTCGCCGAAGAAGGCCCAGTCGACTTCCAGCGCATCACGGGTTGGTTCCGGACGGAGACGCGGCACGGGAGCCTCGACGGGAAAGGTGGGGACCAGTGGAACCCCTGCTGCCAACCTACCCCTCCGACAGCGCCGCCGCCAATCGCGTTGCCCCACCTGCCAGCGCGGCCTAAGTTTGGCGGGATGCCACAACACTTCGGCGTGACCCGGCGATGAACTGGTGGAAGCGGATCCTCACGGGCGAGGAGGCCTCGGTCAAGCCGCAACGGCTCGATTACCTCAATGAGGGACTCGCGCTGGAGCGTCAGGGCGATTTCGAAGGTGCCGTGACATCGTACCAGCTCGCCCTGCGCGACGAGCCCACCAGCGTCAAGGTGCTGCAGTACATCGCGATTGCGCTTTCCAAGACGTCGCGCCACGAAGAAGCGATCCGGCACTACCGGCGTGCCCTCGAACTGACGCCCGATCTTCCCGGGGCCCACTACGGGCTCGCCTTCCTGTTGCTGCGACGCGGCGACAGCGCGCGAGCGGCCGAACACTTGCGCGCCTTTCTCTCCAAGCCGCCACGCGATCCGGAAATGGCGCGCTGGGTCGGTCACGCTCGCGAGACCCTCGAACGCCTCGGAGCACCGGCGGGAGAATCGTGATGCGACGAGTCGCCCTGCTCCTGGCGCTGGGGGCACTTGCCGCGTGCAGCGCGCTTCCGGTCACCGGTGATGGCGTTGTTGCCCTCGAGATCAGTTACACCCAGCCGCTGGTGTTGCGTCTCGGTCAAACACTCACGCTGCCGGTGCGCGCGGTGAACCAGCAAGGCGATTCGGTTGCCGCCGAGATTCGCTGGCAGACGCCCGACACGACTGCGATCTCGGTCGACTCGGTGAGTGGCGCCATCCTCGCCCGCGTCGGCACCGGAACGGCCCGGGTTCAGGCCCGCGTCGGCACGCTGCATTCCGACCTGATCTCGATCACGTTGCAACCGTGACGCCTGCCACGCTCAACGACATTTTCTTCGGCGCGATCGAGCGGTTTCGCAGTCGCCCGGCGGCGATGCGAGCGCGGCGCAATGGCCGGTGGACGCCGCTATCGCACGAGCAGTTGCTCCAGCGGGTCTTCCATCTTCACTGCGGTCTCCGGGAACTCGGCCTGACCGCCGGCGACCGGATGGCCATCCTCTCGGAAAACCGCCCGGAATGGGCGATTGCCGACTACGCCTGCCTCACGGCGCGTCTTGCCGATGTACCGATCTATCCGACGCTGACCGCACAGCAGGCCTGCTTCATCCTGCGCAACTCGGGCGCCAAGGGGATCTTCGTCTCGTCGCATGCGCTACTGGCCGAGGTGCTTCAGGGGCGCAGCTCAGTGCCCGACCTGCAACACATCGTCGTCTTTGACGACGGACCGTACCCCGAAGGCGTGATCGGGCTGCAGGAACTCGAAGCGCGCGGCGCTGCAGCTGCGGGTCGCTATGGCGACTGGATGGACGAAGCCAGGCAGGTGCAGGCCGGCGATCTCGCCACCATCATCTACACCTCGGGCACCACCGGCGACCCGAAGGGCGTGATGCTCAGTCACGGCAACATCACCAGCAACGTGGTGGCATCACTGCAGGTCCTCGAGATCACGGCCGAGGATGAATGCCTCTCCTTCCTGCCACTGTCGCACATCTTCGAGCGAATGGTCGGGCACTATACCATGCTCCAGGCCGGGACGGTCATCAACTACGCGACCAGCATGGACGCGCTGCTCACCGAGATGGGCGAGGTGCGCCCAACGATCCTCGCGTCGGTGCCGCGGATGTACGAGAAGATCTATACGCGGACCCTGGACAGTGCGATGTCGGGGGGCGTGATCAAGCGGGCGATCTTCGAATGGGCCAGGGCGACGGGCGAGAAGCGGCTCGAATACACGCTGGCGCATCGCACCGTTCCGGGGGGTCTCGCGTTCGGGCACAGGGTGGCGGATCTGCTCGTCTTCTCGAAGTTGCGCGCCCGGCTCGGCGGACGACTCCGCTTCGGAGTGTCGGGGGGCGCACCACTCAACCCCGACATCTGCCGCTTCTTCATCGCCGCCGGTTTGCCGGTGCTCGAGGGATATGGTCTGACCGAGACGTCACCGGTGATGACGGTGAACACCTTCTCGCTGCTGAAGCCCGGCACCGTGGGGCGCCCGATTCCTGGCGTGGAAGTCACCATCGCCAACGACGGCGAGATCCTGACGCGCGGCCCGAACGTGATGCTCGGCTATTTCAACCTCCCCGAGGCCACGGCGCAGGCCATCGATGCCGAGGGCTGGTTTCATACCGGTGACGTGGGGCTGATCGATGCCGACGGCTGCCTCAAGATCACCGATCGCAAGAAGGACCTGATCGTGACCGCCGGCGGGAAGAAGATCGCGCCACAGCCGATCGAAGCGCTGCTCAAGACCAACAAGTTCTTCCTCAATGCGGTGATGCTCGGCGACAAACGCAAGTTTCCGATCATGCTGTTGGTGCCGAACCAGAGCGCTGTCACGCAGTGGCTCGCCATCAAGGGGCGGACGCTCAAACAGGGCGAGGACATTGCCCAGCTGCCCGATGTGCAGGAGAAGCTCGAGCGCGAGGCACGCAAGAGCCTGCGCGACCTGGCTCGCTTCGAGATGCCGAAGAAGTTTCTGGTGCTGCCGCACGATTTCTCGATTGAGCGGGGAGAACTCACCCCAAAGATGTCGGTCCGACGAAAGGTCGTGGAGGAGCACTACCAGGCGCAGATCGAGAATCTCTATGTCGACGCCTGACGCGCGCTAGCGCCGCCGGACCACCCATACACCATCGGCCTCGGCGAGCAGTTCGACCCCCGGTACATCGAGGGGCGGTGCACCGACGCCCACCGCGCGAAGCCCCGGGAGTACCGAGCGAACCGCAGCCACCTGCCACTCGGCGGCGTCGGCTCCCACGATGACTCCACGCATCGAGTGCTCCTTGAGGGGCCACGCGCCACTCCGCAACACACTTACCCGCTCAGCCGGCACGACGCTTTCTGGCGGATTGATGGCCACGATGGCGACGCCAGCAAGCAGCTCCGCGAGTTCCCTGGCGAGGGCGCCGGCCGAACCCGCGAGCGCAAGCCAACCGCCCGGCCCCGAGATACCGAGCAAGGCAAC
Coding sequences within:
- the ligA gene encoding NAD-dependent DNA ligase LigA, with amino-acid sequence MNERATPPAIAAEAERLRQQLTQASREYYELDHPTISDAEYDLLFRRLQSLEAEHPSLVVESSPTQRVGGAPSSQLTKHTHLRPMLSLANAFSDEELVAWEERNARLTPAVRTAGYTVEVKIDGTAISLTYRDGILQSGATRGNGSVGEVVTANLRTIDDIPLRLTGAGWPALMEVRGEVYFAHRAFAKMNAQREADGDPPFANPRNAAAGALRQLDPAITRSRRLRSFAFHVEAIEGTLAATSHHEMLAQLSAWGFQVEPHHARCGSLAEVFSRVAKLETTLPTLPFDADGVVVKVDRRDLQDELGTISDREPRWAIARKFAPEVAVTKLLDIKVNVGRTGALAPWAVLEPVELGGVTISSATLHNEDQIAQKEIRIGDWVEVIRAGEVIPQVVGPLRERRDGSEVPFAPLTHCPICGTPAIRDPDESARYCPNVLCPGRLLEGIIHFASRDAMDIRGLGAERVRQLLDADLIHDVSDLYTLSVAQLLELDRFAEQSATQLVAAIATSRQRPFSVLLFALGIRHVGKTVALAIARAFGSLATLRAASEEQIAEVPGVGPTIATALRSYCDDAASAGLLDRLVERGLNTAEPQAESITGPLTGESVVLTGSLPNLTRSEAARRIAAAGGVVVASVTKKTTLVVAGADAGEKLEKATKLGIPVIDEAGLLRRIGPDA
- a CDS encoding V4R domain-containing protein, with the protein product MPSFTIAPESLHRLRHRLQAAGANTAADILQDAGFATGEALFDLWRNQIAAHTGLDDAGRLDMRWFGPLLDEVCVELGWGSLTVTPLAERAVLLEGGEWAEAEPGSSEHPSCHFSCGLFAAFLTAQAGAPMSVLEVECLSRGDSACRFLAGSTATLATVYDVLAAGRPWREAFRPGDFPA
- a CDS encoding phosphoribosyltransferase family protein, giving the protein MPRLRPEPTRDALEVDWAFFGELCRALALHVSREYDPEIVVGIAKAGVIPAAIIATILQRDFVAIGIARTSEGADPELLSGPPPSIAGKRVLLVDETCDTGDTLKLALHAINGARPAAVRTAVSFKTGRWNPDFHAFETAKAIVLPWDREVVEGGELVTRPDLRGWLAG
- a CDS encoding tetratricopeptide repeat protein codes for the protein MNWWKRILTGEEASVKPQRLDYLNEGLALERQGDFEGAVTSYQLALRDEPTSVKVLQYIAIALSKTSRHEEAIRHYRRALELTPDLPGAHYGLAFLLLRRGDSARAAEHLRAFLSKPPRDPEMARWVGHARETLERLGAPAGES
- a CDS encoding long-chain fatty acid--CoA ligase, whose product is MTPATLNDIFFGAIERFRSRPAAMRARRNGRWTPLSHEQLLQRVFHLHCGLRELGLTAGDRMAILSENRPEWAIADYACLTARLADVPIYPTLTAQQACFILRNSGAKGIFVSSHALLAEVLQGRSSVPDLQHIVVFDDGPYPEGVIGLQELEARGAAAAGRYGDWMDEARQVQAGDLATIIYTSGTTGDPKGVMLSHGNITSNVVASLQVLEITAEDECLSFLPLSHIFERMVGHYTMLQAGTVINYATSMDALLTEMGEVRPTILASVPRMYEKIYTRTLDSAMSGGVIKRAIFEWARATGEKRLEYTLAHRTVPGGLAFGHRVADLLVFSKLRARLGGRLRFGVSGGAPLNPDICRFFIAAGLPVLEGYGLTETSPVMTVNTFSLLKPGTVGRPIPGVEVTIANDGEILTRGPNVMLGYFNLPEATAQAIDAEGWFHTGDVGLIDADGCLKITDRKKDLIVTAGGKKIAPQPIEALLKTNKFFLNAVMLGDKRKFPIMLLVPNQSAVTQWLAIKGRTLKQGEDIAQLPDVQEKLEREARKSLRDLARFEMPKKFLVLPHDFSIERGELTPKMSVRRKVVEEHYQAQIENLYVDA